In a single window of the Gammaproteobacteria bacterium genome:
- a CDS encoding type II toxin-antitoxin system PemK/MazF family toxin — protein sequence MVNYIPHRNEIIWLDFEPTKGKEIGKYRPALVLSSKTYNKKTGLLICCPISTSIRGHLTEVAIANLDKPSVVAASLIQTLSWKDRKAKLIKNADKGVFEQVLLRIIPLIGADEVIGHFIEPP from the coding sequence GTGGTTAACTACATTCCGCATAGGAATGAAATTATTTGGCTGGATTTTGAACCTACCAAGGGAAAGGAGATTGGTAAATATCGACCGGCACTGGTTTTGTCATCAAAAACATATAACAAGAAAACAGGCTTATTAATTTGTTGCCCAATCAGCACCAGCATACGCGGACATTTAACCGAAGTCGCCATTGCTAATTTGGACAAACCCTCTGTTGTGGCAGCGAGCTTGATTCAGACATTATCCTGGAAAGATCGCAAAGCAAAACTCATTAAAAATGCAGACAAAGGAGTGTTTGAACAAGTGTTACTAAGAATAATCCCGCTTATTGGTGCTGATGAAGTTATTGGTCATTTTATTGAGCCACCATAG
- a CDS encoding MazF family transcriptional regulator, which produces MKTEIKQWGNSAAVRLSSKTLAAANLKISSAISIAVKGRKIVIEPVDENVSKRLKLPFNEAVLLEGLTPKGAHADELAAITAIEIGE; this is translated from the coding sequence ATGAAAACCGAGATTAAACAATGGGGTAATAGTGCAGCTGTACGCTTGTCTAGCAAGACGTTGGCAGCAGCTAATTTGAAAATTAGCAGCGCTATTTCTATCGCAGTAAAAGGCAGAAAGATTGTTATTGAACCGGTTGACGAAAACGTGTCGAAGCGCCTCAAATTACCTTTTAATGAAGCCGTGTTACTTGAGGGTTTAACGCCAAAAGGCGCTCATGCTGATGAATTAGCCGCTATTACCGCCATCGAGATCGGCGAATAG